One Xenopus tropicalis strain Nigerian chromosome 8, UCB_Xtro_10.0, whole genome shotgun sequence genomic window carries:
- the pgk1 gene encoding phosphoglycerate kinase 1 isoform X1, which yields MKNNQITNNQRIKAAVPSIQHCLDHGAKSVVLMSHLGRPDGVPMPDKYSLAPVAEELKALMKREIVFLKDCVGPEVEAACADPAPRTVLLLENLRFHVEEEGKGKDAAGNKVKADAAKVDAFRASLSKLGDVYINDAFGTAHRAHSSMVGVKLPQRAAGFLMKKELDYFAKALENPERPFLAILGGAKVKDKIQLINNMLDKVNEMIIGGGMAFTFLKVLNNMSIGNSLYDEEGAKIVKDLMAKAEKNGVKITLPVDFTTAEKFDENAGTGHASVSTGIPDGWMGLDCGPESMKLFVEAVGRAKQIVWNGPVGVFEWDNFAKGTKAVMDKVVEVTGKGCITIIGGGDTATCCAKWDTEDKVSHVSTGGGASLELLEGKVLPGVDALSNV from the exons ATGAAAAATAACCAGATTACAAACAACCAGAG GATTAAGGCTGCTGTTCCCAGCATCCAGCACTGCTTAGACCATGGTGCTAAATCTGTGGTTCTTATGAGCCACTTGGGCAGACCAGATGGTGTCCCTATGCCTGACAAGTACTCTCTGGCACCAGTGGCTGAGGAACTCAAAGCTCTGATGAAGAG aGAGATTGTCTTCTTGAAGGACTGTGTGGGTCCAGAGGTGGAAGCTGCATGTGCTGACCCAGCCCCTAGAACAGTCTTGCTCCTGGAGAACCTACGGTTCCATGTGGAGGAAGAAGGGAAGGGTAAAGATGCTGCTGGGAACAAG GTTAAAGCAGATGCTGCCAAAGTAGATGCATTTAGAGCATCTCTTTCTAAACTTGGAGATGTTTATATCAATGATGCTTTTGGAACTGCACACAGAGCTCACag CTCAATGGTTGGTGTAAAACTGCCCCAGAGGGCTGCTGGCTTTTTAATGAAGAAGGAGCTTGATTACTTTGCTAAGGCTTTGGAGAACCCCGAGAGACCATTTCTCGCCATCCTTGGAGG tgCTAAAGTAAAAGACAAAATCCAGCTAATCAATAATATGCTTGATAAAGTGAATGAGATGATTATCGGTGGAGGGATGGCCTTTACATTCCTGAAGGTTCTCAACAATATGTCA ATTGGAAACTCTCTATATGATGAAGAGGGAGCAAAGATTGTTAAGGACTTGATGGCCAAGGCTGAGAAGAATGGAGTGAAAATTACACTTCCTGTAGACTTTACTACCGCTGAAAAGTTTGATGAAAATGCTGGCACAGGACACGCCAGTGTCTCTACTGGAATTCCTGATGGATGGATG GGACTGGACTGTGGTCCAGAGAGCATGAAGCTGTTTGTGGAAGCTGTGGGCAGAGCCAAGCAGATTGTATGGAACGGTCCAGTTGGGGTGTTTGAGTGGGACAATTTTGCCAAAGGAACCAAAGCTGTAATGGACAAAGTGGTAGAGGTCACTGGCAAAGGTTGCATTACAATAATTG GTGGAGGAGACACTGCTACCTGCTGTGCTAAGTGGGATACTGAGGACAAAGTGAGCCATGTCAGTACAGGAGGAGGAGCTAGTCTAGAGCTGCTAGAAG GAAAGGTCTTACCGGGAGTTGATGCTCTGAGCAATGTGTAA
- the pgk1 gene encoding phosphoglycerate kinase 1 (The RefSeq protein has 1 substitution compared to this genomic sequence): MSLSNKLTLDKVDVKGKRVVMRVDFNVPMKNNQITNNQRIKAAVPSIQHCLDHGAKSVVLMSHLGRPDGVPMPDKYSLAPVAEELKALMKREIVFLKDCVGPEVEAACADPAPGTVLLLENLRFHVEEEGKGKDAAGNKVKADAAKVDAFRASLSKLGDVYINDAFGTAHRAHSSMVGVKLPQRAAGFLMKKELDYFAKALENPERPFLAILGGAKVKDKIQLINNMLDKVNEMIIGGGMAFTFLKVLNNMSIGNSLYDEEGAKIVKDLMAKAEKNGVKITLPVDFTTAEKFDENAGTGHASVSTGIPDGWMGLDCGPESMKLFVEAVGRAKQIVWNGPVGVFEWDNFAKGTKAVMDKVVEVTGKGCITIIGGGDTATCCAKWDTEDKVSHVSTGGGASLELLEGKVLPGVDALSNV; this comes from the exons GGTTGACTTCAATGTCCCAATGAAAAATAACCAGATTACAAACAACCAGAG GATTAAGGCTGCTGTTCCCAGCATCCAGCACTGCTTAGACCATGGTGCTAAATCTGTGGTTCTTATGAGCCACTTGGGCAGACCAGATGGTGTCCCTATGCCTGACAAGTACTCTCTGGCACCAGTGGCTGAGGAACTCAAAGCTCTGATGAAGAG aGAGATTGTCTTCTTGAAGGACTGTGTGGGTCCAGAGGTGGAAGCTGCATGTGCTGACCCAGCCCCTAGAACAGTCTTGCTCCTGGAGAACCTACGGTTCCATGTGGAGGAAGAAGGGAAGGGTAAAGATGCTGCTGGGAACAAG GTTAAAGCAGATGCTGCCAAAGTAGATGCATTTAGAGCATCTCTTTCTAAACTTGGAGATGTTTATATCAATGATGCTTTTGGAACTGCACACAGAGCTCACag CTCAATGGTTGGTGTAAAACTGCCCCAGAGGGCTGCTGGCTTTTTAATGAAGAAGGAGCTTGATTACTTTGCTAAGGCTTTGGAGAACCCCGAGAGACCATTTCTCGCCATCCTTGGAGG tgCTAAAGTAAAAGACAAAATCCAGCTAATCAATAATATGCTTGATAAAGTGAATGAGATGATTATCGGTGGAGGGATGGCCTTTACATTCCTGAAGGTTCTCAACAATATGTCA ATTGGAAACTCTCTATATGATGAAGAGGGAGCAAAGATTGTTAAGGACTTGATGGCCAAGGCTGAGAAGAATGGAGTGAAAATTACACTTCCTGTAGACTTTACTACCGCTGAAAAGTTTGATGAAAATGCTGGCACAGGACACGCCAGTGTCTCTACTGGAATTCCTGATGGATGGATG GGACTGGACTGTGGTCCAGAGAGCATGAAGCTGTTTGTGGAAGCTGTGGGCAGAGCCAAGCAGATTGTATGGAACGGTCCAGTTGGGGTGTTTGAGTGGGACAATTTTGCCAAAGGAACCAAAGCTGTAATGGACAAAGTGGTAGAGGTCACTGGCAAAGGTTGCATTACAATAATTG GTGGAGGAGACACTGCTACCTGCTGTGCTAAGTGGGATACTGAGGACAAAGTGAGCCATGTCAGTACAGGAGGAGGAGCTAGTCTAGAGCTGCTAGAAG GAAAGGTCTTACCGGGAGTTGATGCTCTGAGCAATGTGTAA